The genomic window TCTCGCCCGCGTGCATGTTCCGCAAAACGCATCCGTCACGGAAGAAATCACGCCGATCTCCTCATCAGTCCCAACGTATCGGTATCGATCGGCCACTTCCCCGTAATAGCGGGACGGAAGAGGCTCCAACGGCATCTCACAGTGTATCCGTTCCAATATTTCCCGTTTGGATACCACTTGATCCCAGCGCCATCCATTGGTGTTTCCCACATCCATGTATTCGATAAAGCGCACGATATGACCAGTTCCGCGAAAATGGCGGGCCATCGGCACGATTTCTCCGTCGTTGACGTCTCTTTGCACGACCATATTCACCTTGACGCCCAGCCCTGCGTCTGCAGCAGCCTCGATGCCGTCCAGCACCTGCCGGACGCTGGCAGCCCCGCCGTTCATCCGGTGAAACACCTCATCATGGATCGCGTCGAGGCTGACGTTGATCCGTTGCAGTCCCGCCTGTTTTAAAGCGGCCGCGTATCGGGGGATCAACACACCGTTGGTCGTTAATGCGATATCTTCAATGCCATCCACTTCATTCAGCATCCGAATCAAATCGGGCAAATCGCGACGGAGCAGCGGTTCGCCTCCCGTGATCCGAACTTTACTCACTCCGAGCGAAGCGAACAGACGAACCAAGCGAACCATTTCTTCAAACGTCAACAATGCCTCTCTCGGAAGAAACGGGTAATCCGGTCCAAACACTTCTTTCGGCATGCAATACGTACAACGGAAATTGCACCGATCGGTCACCGACACGCGCAAATCGCGAAGTGGCCGCTGATACCGGTCCAGCGGACGGCTCAATTGTTCGGGCATTTTCCTTCCACCCTTTCGATCACAAGCTACCGATCTTTTCCCCACTCTTCCCGCACCGATAACCACCCAGCATTTCCAAACACATACGGAAAGAACAGGACTGCAACGCCTCCATCAACAAACGCCCCATCGATGACCGTAGCCAATCCTTCGGCACGACAAATTGGACATCCTCTTCCCACGCAGGAACAAAGAGCAAACCGAATTCGCGCGCCACTGCCGGACATCCAATGCCGATATCCGCAGACCCCGCAGCGATGGCAGCGGCAATCTGCCGGTCATTCGCCGCCACTCGATTACATCCCCGCATATCTTCCGGTATGATCCCCCAATCGGCCAACTGTGCCTCCAACCATTGCCGGGAACGGGTGCCGCAGGGATGGATCAGCAATTGAGCTCCCCGCCTCAACCATTCGGCAATGGACTGATGGCCAGGATCAGATCGCATCATCCACCCGCGCACTCGGCTCCAACCATGGATGCGCACGCATGATGCGTCTTTCGTTTCCGCTTCCCCCGTGACGGAGATGTCGCCAGCCAACAACACGAGATGACAGCGACCTTCCCGCAACAAACGCCAACCTTCCTCCTGCCCCATCGGCAAAGGCAACAGGGTGCTACCAGGGATTTGAGACGCGATTTGCCCTGCCAGCACATCCAGCCCCACATCAGGCTCACCGGCTACCAACAGCCGGTTCTCCCATGATCCACGGGGACGGATCAGCTCCACGGTTACGCGCTCGCCGGCTTTCCACCCATGGTGGTCGGTCGGTACGCGAAGCCAACCGTCCGCACGAGACAACGAGGAAGCCACTCCCGCCCCTTTGGCCAAGGGATAAGCCACCATTTCACCACGAACCTCTCCGAGAGCGACACGCACAAAATCTTCCGCTCCCGTTTTGACAACCACGTCCGCTCCCAATCGGACACGGATTTCATTTGCTCCCCCGATGGGTATGCCGAACCATTTTTCGATCAACGGCCGGACGAACCATTGGAGACCCAGGTAGGAAGAGACGGGATAACCCGGTAGACCCACCACCGGTTTCCCTTCCACTATGCCGAGAATAACCGGTTTTCCTGGACGAGTCGCCACACCGTGCTGAACAACGCGGCCCAATTTCCGTATGACGGAAACGGTATAATCTTCCGAACCGGCAGAAGACCCGGCATTGAGAACAACCATGTCACATTTTTTTACAGACGACTGTACGGCCTGAATCAAGTGATCCGGCTCATCGGGCACGATGCCGCGATAATCCGGAATGGCTCCCCACTCACGCAGATAACCCGATATCACAGTGCCGTTACTTTCCACGATCTGCCCACGCTCAGGTGCCTGCCCGGGCATGACCAACTCATTGCCTGTCGGTATCACGGCGACGCGCGGGGGTTGCCATACCGAAACTTTCTCCACACCGGCGGCCAGCATCACGCCCAAATCAATCGGGCGAATCCGATGGCAAGGCGGAAGAATCGTTTCTCCCGCGCATACGTCTTCCCCTACTGTCCGTATATGCTTCCACGATGGAACGGGATTGAAAACCTCCACCTGCTTTTCATCCACGACCCCGATCTGTTCAACAGGGATGATCGTATCAGCGAAATCGGGCAACGGATCGCCCGTGTCAATCCATACCGCTTCCCGACCCAGGGACAATCGTACCGGGTTGTCCGGTGCGGCTTGCACCGTCATTTCCGCTCGAACGGCAACGCCGTCCATCGCAGCCAAGGGCCATTCCGGAACGGACCGACGGGCCACCACCGGCTTGGCTGTTACACGATCATGCGCCTGAAGGACGGGCACCGATTCGACGGAAGGGGAGAAGCGAACCTCCCGCAAAAAACGTTCCCGCGCCTCGTCCAACGGGGCCAGTTTCCACTCCGTTTGACGCAAGGGCGCTTCACCTCTTGATCAAAACTTAACATAACTATACCATTGCCCATCATCAGCGTCGAGCTCCGTTGTTTTCATAAAAAAAGGCCCGCTTTGGGGCCAGAGATGGTTAATCAGATGGTGCGACATTCCTTAATCCCGGTCACCGATCAAACGCAACAAATAAATAAACAGGTTAATAAAGTCGAGGTACAAAGTCAGCGCACCGATAATGGCCGCTTTGGTCACTTCCTCGTCACTGCCGGCCATAGGCATTTGCTTGATGCGCTGGATGTCGTACGCCGTCAAGCCGACGAAGATCAGGACACCCGCGTACAGAATGATGCTGTCCAGGATGCTGCTTTCCAAGAAAATATTGGCGATCGTCGCCAAGATCAATCCGATCAGTGCGAAAAACAGCAGGTTGCCCAAACTGGACAAATCCCGTTTGGTCAGGTAGCCATACAAGGCGAAAATCCCGAAAATGCCGGCTGTGACAAAAAAGGTGTAGACGACCGCCACACCGGTGTACGGGGCGATGATCAGCGAAAAATTGATACCGTTCAGCGCAGCATACAAAAAGAAGAAGAACGTGGCTGTGAAAGCGGAAATACGGTGCAAAAGCGAAGGCAACAAGATCAACAGGAGAATTTCCACCCCCAGGATGCCGTAGAAGGTCAGCGGATTCTGTTTAAAATATAAGTATACGTCAGGATTGGCCGCCAAAAGGAGACCAATGATTCCCGTCAACGACAATCCGGCGAACATCCAACCGAAGACCTTCATGACAAACCGCTGTTGAGCGACCGCCACATTCGTCCCGGTATTGTAGTGGTATGGATGCAATGGTGTCCCCTCCAATTTTTGGACTTACTACTTTCCAGTATATTCGATCAATCATTTATGATCAACCGGAATGATTCCAACTCCACATCCTCATTCCAGCTTTCAATATAAAATTATGATTGCAAGCATACAGTCTATTTATCCGGAGATCAGACGGAAGAACTGAATAAAATGACTTCATATAGAGTGGCTACGAAAACTGCTGCACTAAATAACCGTGCAATCATCGCGCTTCTAGAAATCGTGACCTACGAATTGATTTTCGTTTCCCCCCGGATATTCGATATACGAAGGTCACTTTCTTCAAGGGTCTTCTGCATTCGGTTGAAATACGTGATAATGCAAAATCGTTTTCGGGGTGAAAGTATTTCTTTACCCACTCTCGATATTGACAAGTAATCCTATCCCCATCGGTCAACAAAAGTGGGTCGATGGGGATAGTAACTTCAACTAAACGATCCCTTACCGAATCATTGCTTGGCCACTGTCCTGTTGTATCCGCACCATACCAAACCAATCTCAACCGGATTATCCCAAATCCTCATCGATGCGAATCAATGCCTCGCGTAAATGGTCAGCCAACTTGTTGATCATGTACGCACGCTTGTCCCACGGGAAATCCGGCGCAGCCTGCTGAACGTCCCGCATCTTGCGTTGGTCGTACTCCAAAAAGTTCAAAACGGCTTCACATGCCTCCAACAGATTTTCCCAGTCCTCCACGGAAATTTGGATGGTATTGTTTTCAGCGGATGACGCGTTTTCCATCTCCAACTCTCCTTTCGGTCTCCAATCCAAATCGGTACGTTCAACGCGGACCGTAAATCC from Polycladomyces subterraneus includes these protein-coding regions:
- the moaA gene encoding GTP 3',8-cyclase MoaA, translated to MPEQLSRPLDRYQRPLRDLRVSVTDRCNFRCTYCMPKEVFGPDYPFLPREALLTFEEMVRLVRLFASLGVSKVRITGGEPLLRRDLPDLIRMLNEVDGIEDIALTTNGVLIPRYAAALKQAGLQRINVSLDAIHDEVFHRMNGGAASVRQVLDGIEAAADAGLGVKVNMVVQRDVNDGEIVPMARHFRGTGHIVRFIEYMDVGNTNGWRWDQVVSKREILERIHCEMPLEPLPSRYYGEVADRYRYVGTDEEIGVISSVTDAFCGTCTRARLSADGQLFTCLFAEKGHDLRSLLRGGASDEEIRRWITEIWRNRTDRYSEERGQATKRKKKVEMSYIGG
- a CDS encoding molybdopterin biosynthesis protein; amino-acid sequence: MRQTEWKLAPLDEARERFLREVRFSPSVESVPVLQAHDRVTAKPVVARRSVPEWPLAAMDGVAVRAEMTVQAAPDNPVRLSLGREAVWIDTGDPLPDFADTIIPVEQIGVVDEKQVEVFNPVPSWKHIRTVGEDVCAGETILPPCHRIRPIDLGVMLAAGVEKVSVWQPPRVAVIPTGNELVMPGQAPERGQIVESNGTVISGYLREWGAIPDYRGIVPDEPDHLIQAVQSSVKKCDMVVLNAGSSAGSEDYTVSVIRKLGRVVQHGVATRPGKPVILGIVEGKPVVGLPGYPVSSYLGLQWFVRPLIEKWFGIPIGGANEIRVRLGADVVVKTGAEDFVRVALGEVRGEMVAYPLAKGAGVASSLSRADGWLRVPTDHHGWKAGERVTVELIRPRGSWENRLLVAGEPDVGLDVLAGQIASQIPGSTLLPLPMGQEEGWRLLREGRCHLVLLAGDISVTGEAETKDASCVRIHGWSRVRGWMMRSDPGHQSIAEWLRRGAQLLIHPCGTRSRQWLEAQLADWGIIPEDMRGCNRVAANDRQIAAAIAAGSADIGIGCPAVAREFGLLFVPAWEEDVQFVVPKDWLRSSMGRLLMEALQSCSFRMCLEMLGGYRCGKSGEKIGSL
- a CDS encoding Bax inhibitor-1/YccA family protein; protein product: MHPYHYNTGTNVAVAQQRFVMKVFGWMFAGLSLTGIIGLLLAANPDVYLYFKQNPLTFYGILGVEILLLILLPSLLHRISAFTATFFFFLYAALNGINFSLIIAPYTGVAVVYTFFVTAGIFGIFALYGYLTKRDLSSLGNLLFFALIGLILATIANIFLESSILDSIILYAGVLIFVGLTAYDIQRIKQMPMAGSDEEVTKAAIIGALTLYLDFINLFIYLLRLIGDRD